GCTATGTAGCGTTTCCATATTAAATTATAGACGCTGTACTGTTCGGGCGTAAGATATTCCTTTATCGAATCCGGCGTAATGGAAGCATCCGTGGCGCGTATGGCTTCGTGCGCGTCCTGCGCGCGTTCGTCAGGCTGGTAAAGGTTGGCTTTGGCAGGAAGAAACGCCTTGCCGTAAGTTTTTTCTATGAAGCTTCTCGCTGCCGAAACCGCTTCCGGCGCAAGCCGGAGACTGTCCGTACGCATGTAGGTGATAAGACCTGTCGCGCCTCTGCCCGGAAGTTCCACGCCTTCATAGAGGCTCTGCGCTATGCGCATTGTTCTGCGCGGCCCGAAGCCGCACCTTGAAGAAACATCCTGCTGAAGCGTCGAGGTTTTATACGGTGCAGGCGCTTTACGCATACTTTCTTTCGTGTCAAAGCTTTTTACGGTCAGCTGTCCCGCTTTGAGCGCCGCTTTAACCTTGTCTGCCTCCGCTTTGTTCGGAATTTTAAATTCTTTTCCCTGATACTTAACAACTTTGAGTTTGTATTTTCTGCTGTCCGCAGAGGCTTCAACTTCTATATTCCAGTATTCTTCTTTTTGGAAATTTTCTATCTCTTCTTCTCTCTCGCATACAATTCTGAGAGCAACTGACTGAACACGCCCTGCGGAAAGCCCTCGTTTGACTTTTCTCCAAAGCAGCGGACTGAGCTCGTAGCCGACAAGACGGTCAAGCACGCGTCTTGCCTGCTGCGCGTTCACGAGGTCAAGGTTTATGTTATCCGGCGACGCCACTGCTTTTTCCGCGCCGTTTTTAGTGATTTCATGCATTCTGATACGGCATTTTGACGCGGGGTCGATATCCAGCAAACTTGCAAGATGCCACGCTATCGCTTCGCCCTCGCGGTCAGGGTCAGAGGCAAGCAGCGTTTTTGACGCCTGTTTTGAGGCTTCTTTCAGTGTCTTTACCAAATCTCCCTTGCCGCGTACAAGCACGTAATCAGGTTCGAAATTATTTTCAACGTCTATCGCCATACGCGTTCTGGGAAGGTCTCTGACGTGTCCTACGCTCGCAAGAACCTCGTACTTGCTGCCGAGAATTTTGGATATCGTTTTCGCCTTTGCCGGAGACTCGACAATCACAAGAGTCTTTCCGCTGCAGTTCGGCACACCGCGCTTAACCGTGCTTTTGCCTGCACTTGTTTTTTTTGCGGGCGCTTTTTTTGCGGCAGTTTTTTTCACAGCTGTTTTCTTTGCTGTTTCCGCTTTTGCCGACGTTTTTTTAACAGCAGACTTATTCGTGCTGTCTGCGCTTTTTGCTTTTTTTTCAGCCATGCCTGTTACCTCTTGAATATAATATCTTGTTCTGTGCTGACGGCGAAATATTTAACTATCTAAATGATATCCTGTCAACAGTATTTTTTCAAATTATCTGTTCCGCGAAAGAACGTAGCGTCCGGGGGCAGACGTTTCTATCAGCCCGAAAGCCGCGAGCAGCGAGACCGTTTTAAGCGTTTCTCCTGCGGAAATGCCGGAAATAACCGCGATGTTGTCAACAGTCAGGTCATTTTCCCCCGCTATCGTTTTCAGTATTTTTTTCTGCGTTTCGTTTAATTCGGGAAACTGCGGAGCCGTCTCCTGCAAATTTTCAAAATCTATCTGCACAGCTTTTCTGCCGAAGAACGCGTCAAGACTTATCAGCGGGTACGCCCCGTCAAATATCAGTTTGTTCGTTCCTTCCGACGTACTTTCCGTTATCCTGCCCGGCACCGCCCAGATTTCCCTGCCGAGTTCAAGCCCGAGACGGGCGGTGATAATGGCGCCGCTTTTTTCAGGCGCTTCGGCAACGACTATTCTTTTTGAAAGAGCCGCGACTATTCTGTTTCTCTTCGGGAAATGCCATGCTTCACCCTGCGTTCCGAGAGGAAATTCAGAAATTAACGCGCCTTTTTCTTTTATGCGTTCAAAAAGTTCTTTGTTTGAAAAAGGATATACGACGTCAACGCCCGTTCCCAAAACTGCAAAGGTCGTACCGTCTGCATTGCAGCAGCCTGAATGAGCCTGTCCGTCTATTCCGGCGGCACCCCCGCTTATAACCTGCGTATTTTCGGACGCTGCCCTGTTTCCTATGTT
This Candidatus Equadaptatus faecalis DNA region includes the following protein-coding sequences:
- the dprA gene encoding DNA-processing protein DprA, producing the protein MDEKLKAFLLLNSIGADLRAWNKFCAAETEPSALWKDTERFAGTLLTANAAGRLIEAEKNGWAEKEYDSCSAFGATLIAYGSDSYPKALRDLKDAPLVLYFKGSTTAVSGKTVGVVGTRRATSYGKQVAYNIGNRAASENTQVISGGAAGIDGQAHSGCCNADGTTFAVLGTGVDVVYPFSNKELFERIKEKGALISEFPLGTQGEAWHFPKRNRIVAALSKRIVVAEAPEKSGAIITARLGLELGREIWAVPGRITESTSEGTNKLIFDGAYPLISLDAFFGRKAVQIDFENLQETAPQFPELNETQKKILKTIAGENDLTVDNIAVISGISAGETLKTVSLLAAFGLIETSAPGRYVLSRNR
- the topA gene encoding type I DNA topoisomerase; the protein is MAEKKAKSADSTNKSAVKKTSAKAETAKKTAVKKTAAKKAPAKKTSAGKSTVKRGVPNCSGKTLVIVESPAKAKTISKILGSKYEVLASVGHVRDLPRTRMAIDVENNFEPDYVLVRGKGDLVKTLKEASKQASKTLLASDPDREGEAIAWHLASLLDIDPASKCRIRMHEITKNGAEKAVASPDNINLDLVNAQQARRVLDRLVGYELSPLLWRKVKRGLSAGRVQSVALRIVCEREEEIENFQKEEYWNIEVEASADSRKYKLKVVKYQGKEFKIPNKAEADKVKAALKAGQLTVKSFDTKESMRKAPAPYKTSTLQQDVSSRCGFGPRRTMRIAQSLYEGVELPGRGATGLITYMRTDSLRLAPEAVSAARSFIEKTYGKAFLPAKANLYQPDERAQDAHEAIRATDASITPDSIKEYLTPEQYSVYNLIWKRYIASQMSDARITKNTITCADSGYTLQQSGNVVAFEGWGRVYPLSVAAVDLQPAKEGEILSVDKIFAEQKFTQPPARYSEAGLIKILEEKGIGRPSTYATIVETLSARNYVEHGEDKKLAPTKLGRTVNSFLLKYFSGIDNVGFTADMENSLDKIDDGALEWRKLVGTFWKDFKPLLDDVAKNGEPMHLEPEYTGENCPQCGKPLLKRSGRFGEFIACSGYPECKYTANVVKTTGIKCPKCGEGELVRRRAKNGKAAGRFFYACTRYPDCDYVAWKLPQELAAKLAKKKETEDGNVSDM